The Pyricularia oryzae 70-15 chromosome 5, whole genome shotgun sequence genome includes a region encoding these proteins:
- a CDS encoding iron sulfur assembly protein 1, translated as MNAPQLFRRTTPFVCRACRAARSRHEHSSTPATIAAARLIRHFSSRPAAARAATTFQSYSLPSHPPTARPRNADVSVETSITQPIEMPPLPRVHETRPPQDVGSLGSSRSGGEEKPLIPEVEAQESKQEFVPEASREKAPQQEQKQPQAAATQPTEESKASTGAAPRKSRLRAPRKAAMKLTPAAVEQLRTLLDQPEPKLIKVGVRNRGCSGLAYHLEFVDKAGPFDETVEQDGVKVLIDSKALFSIIGSEMDWIEDKLSQRFFFRNPNIKEECGCGESFMV; from the exons ATGAACGCACCACAATTATTCCGAAGGACGACCCCCTTCGTCTGCCGCGCCTGTCGTGCCGCCCGCAGCAGACACGAGCACAGCAGCACACCGGCGACGATAGCTGCCGCCCGCCTTATCCGCCACTTCTCCTCGAGGCCGGCCGCCGCGAGGGCTGCCACCACTTTTCAGTCGTACAGTCTCCCTAGCCACCCGCCGACGGCGCGGCCGCGGAACGCAGATGTGTCGGTAGAGACGTCCATCACGCAGCCGATCGagatgccgccgctgccgcgcgTGCACGAGACGAGACCGCCGCAGGATGTCGGTTCGCTGGGGAGCAGCAGGTCGGGCGGTGAGGAGAAGCCCCTGATACCCGAGGTGGAGGCGCAGGAGTCCAAGCAGGAGTTTGTACCGGAGGCGTCGAGGGAGAAGGCGCCgcaacaagaacaaaagcAGCCGCAAGCAGCGGCAACACAACCGACAGAGGAGAGCAAGGCGTCGACAGGCGCGGCGCCGCGAAAGTCGAGACTGCGGGCGCCGCGCAAGGCGGCCATGAAGCTCACGCCGGCGGCCGTGGAGCAACTGCGGACGCTGCTGGATCAGCCGGAGCCCAAGCTCATCAAGGTCGGGGTGCGGAACCGTGGATGCAGCGGGCTGGCGTACCACCTCGAGTTTGTGGACAAGGCGGGTCCGTTTGACGAGACAGTCGAGCAGGACGGCGTCAAGGTCTTAATTGACAGCAAGGCGCTGTTCAGCATCATTGGCAGCGAAATGGATTGGATTGAGGACAAGTTGAGCCAGAGGTTCTTCTTCCGGAATCCCAACATCA AGGAGGAATGCGGCTGTGGCGAGAGCTTCATGGTATGA
- a CDS encoding AAA family ATPase, with amino-acid sequence MVECPICNRNVRATAINSHLDSGCETGLVENEGNSRNSPPPVTDGANGGSVPSSTANNPPSATQKRSASTFFQTPAAKRHANPTTRLVTASVPAKTNGTKRTFDEGPGQSSPGEHNHPDGAVFTSASTAIAGPSGKRVKPNRAAPLAERMRPRTLDDVYGQDLVGPSGVLRSLIDSDRVPSMILWGGSGTGKTTIARCIAQTVGSRFVELNATSTGVNECKKLFQEAASELGLTGRRTIIFCDEIHRFNKAQQDVFLKPVEAGTITLIGATTENPSFRVQSALLSRCRTFTLSKLTSEDVQRILVRALDEEQKIAGDDVQPASPLIDAEMIAYLANFADGDARTALNLLELALSLTRPRIDGDGDVAAGPVALTKEDVKSALTKTLVYDRAGDQHYDNISAFHKSIRGSDPDAALYYLARMLQSGEDPLFIARRLVVVASEDVGLADNTLLPLATAAYTAAQQIGLPEARIPLAHATVALCLAPKSTRAYRGLNNAFTALREPGVAALPVPIHLRNAPTRLMREMGYGAEYKYNPNYKDGKVKQQYLPDDLVGRRFLEERDLGTEIDPDLGEDGG; translated from the exons ATGGTCGAATGCCCCATCTGCAACCGAAACGTGCGTGCCACCGCCATCAACAGCCACCTCGATTCCGGCTGCGAGACGGGCCTGGTCGAAAATGAGGGCAATAGCAGAAATTCCCCTCCGCCGGTGACCGATGGTGCAAACGGCGGCTCTGTCCCCTCCTCGACGGCAAATAATCCCCCCTCGGCGACGCAGAAGCGATCCGCATCCACCTTTTTCCAGACCCCCGCCGCGAAGCGCCATGCAAACCCAACCACGAGGCTCGTGACGGCCTCTGTGCCGGCCAAGACGAACGGCACGAAACGCACCTTCGACGAGGGCCCCGGGCAGAGCTCACCGGGAGAGCACAACCACCCAGACGGCGCCGTCTTTACATCCGCGTCGACGGCGATCGCAGGGCCGTCTGGTAAACGCGTCAAGCCAAACCGTGCGGCGCCGTTGGCGGAGCGGATGCGGCCCCGGACTCTGGATGATGTTTACGGACAGGACTTGGTGGGCCCCAGCGGTGTGCTCAGATCGCTGATCGACTCGGACCGGGTTCCATCTATGATACTATGGGGCGGATCGGGGACGGGCAAGACGACCATCGCCCGCTGCATAGCGCAGACGGTCGGTTCGCGGTTCGTCGAGCTCAATGCGACGTCTACAGGAGTCAATGAGTGCAAGAAGCTGTTCCAGGAAGCCGCGTCGGAGCTGGGGTTGACGGGCAGGCGGACCATCATCTTTTGCGACGAGATACACCGCTTCAACAAGGCGCAGCAGGACGTCTTCCTGAAACCGGTCGAGGCCGGCACCATCACGCTCATCGGGGCCACGACCGAGAACCCGAGCTTCAGGGTGCAGTCGGCGCTGCTGTCGAGGTGCAGGACCTTTACGCTCTCCAAGCTGACCAGCGAGGACGTCCAGAGGATATTGGTGCGGGCGCTGGACGAGGAGCAGAAGATCGCGGGGGATGATGTGCAGCCTGCCAGCCCGCTCATAGACGCCGAGATGATAGCATATCTTGCGAATTTTGCAGACGGCGATGCAAGGACGGCTCTGAACCTCCTCGAGCTTGCGCTTTCCCTGACCAGGCCGAGGATAGACGGCGATGGTGACGTCGCGGCGGGACCCGTTGCGCTGACCAAGGAGGATGTAAAGAGTGCACTGACGAAGACACTGGTTTACGACAGGGCTGGAGATCAGCATTACGATAACA TATCCGCCTTCCATAAATCGATCCGCGGCTCCGACCCAGACGCAGCGCTTTACTACCTCGCCCGCATGCTGCAGTCAGGCGAGGACCCGCTGTTCATCGCGCGGCGGCTCGTGGTGGTGGCTTCTGAGGACGTAGGCTTGGCGGACAACACGCTCCTGCCCCTGGCCACGGCGGCCTACACGGCAGCGCAGCAGATCGGGCTGCCCGAGGCGCGGATTCCGCTCGCGCACGCGACGGTGGCGCTGTGCCTGGCGCCCAAGAGCACGAGGGCGTACCGCGGCCTCAACAACGCCTTTACCGCGTTGAGGGAGCCGGGAGTCGCGGCGCTTCCCGTCCCGATACACCTGCGCAACGCGCCGACGAGGTTGATGAGGGAGATGGGCTACGGTGCAGAGTACAAGTATAATCCAAACTACAAGGATGGCAAGGTCAAGCAGCAGTATCTGCCCGACGACCTGGTCGGGAGGAGGTTCCTCGAGGAACGGGACCTCGGAACAGAGATTGATCCCGACCTGGGCGAGGATGGAGGGTGA